Proteins co-encoded in one Opitutus terrae PB90-1 genomic window:
- a CDS encoding glycoside hydrolase family 9 protein — translation MKYVPLKFAALLLVAVVPASRSTAATEPVLVLNDQDYLEARGLNVMLAHDYYPEGHQGGVGVIQNGLRVATNGDLRLSPTPGQWQPTPVVVGERKVDRTRNEISVRMTYPDPKKNRTGFNPVDYPDLKLSYVVKVQPAPNGFRIVVDLDEPLPREWVGKVGFNFELFPGYLFDKTFQIGARTGTFPRQADGPGGLTDSGYELAPLGQGAKLVVAPESDRQRMTIEAVRGGELELLDGRAQHTNGWFVVRALVPAGVTAGAIEWLVSPHAIPDWLAEPVIQVSQVGYHPKQPKVAVIELDRNDSRRHPVVLYRATGAGLAKVREAAAKEWGRFLRYQYLQFDFSDVTEPGLYVVGYGSQRTHAFKIDADIFERHVWQPTVEYFLPVQMCHMRVNDRYRVWHGLCHVDDALMAPVSHNHFDGYRQGPSTLTQYQPGEHVPGLDRGGWHDAGDYDLRVESQADTVQGLALAWELFHPMLDNTTIDQETRTVDIHRPDGKPDVLQQIEHGVISIVGGYQAMGRLYRGIQDATLKQYTHLGDAATMTDNQVFADRDGRATKVLAAAAVTGLRSEPVIEGLPRLGAPGSADDRWVFTEENARHELAAIAALAAAHRALKGYNDPLADDCLRIARELWGKVKPPRTDPDAAFIPQAAGYPLMRLEAAIELLQSTGDRSYADAIIELGDEIVAHVDRVGWLGARSLALVQDAAYHAKIRQALQEFRTKIDALEKETPYGLPYRPRIWGAGWEVQRFGVEQYFLHRGAPDIFPRDYMLHAINFILGVHPGSNTASFVSGVGAKSVTTAYGVNRGDWSYIPGGVASGTALIRPDFPELLEWPFLWQQTEYCLGHPTSDYVLLILAANDLLNKK, via the coding sequence ATGAAATACGTTCCCCTGAAATTCGCTGCCTTGTTGCTCGTCGCCGTCGTTCCCGCGAGTCGCTCAACGGCGGCGACGGAGCCGGTGCTGGTGCTCAATGACCAGGATTATCTCGAAGCGCGCGGGCTGAACGTGATGCTGGCGCATGACTACTATCCCGAGGGACACCAAGGCGGTGTGGGCGTGATCCAGAACGGACTGCGCGTGGCGACGAATGGAGATTTGCGGCTGAGTCCGACGCCGGGCCAGTGGCAGCCAACGCCGGTCGTGGTCGGCGAACGCAAGGTGGATCGAACGCGCAACGAGATCAGCGTCCGGATGACGTATCCGGATCCGAAGAAGAACCGCACCGGGTTCAATCCCGTCGACTATCCGGATCTCAAGCTCAGCTACGTCGTGAAAGTGCAGCCGGCACCGAACGGTTTCCGGATCGTCGTCGATCTGGATGAGCCGTTGCCGCGCGAGTGGGTCGGCAAGGTCGGTTTCAATTTCGAGCTGTTCCCCGGCTATCTGTTCGACAAGACCTTTCAGATCGGCGCCCGGACGGGCACGTTTCCGCGGCAGGCCGACGGGCCGGGTGGGCTGACCGACAGCGGCTACGAACTCGCGCCGCTCGGCCAGGGCGCGAAGCTGGTCGTGGCACCGGAATCCGATCGGCAGCGGATGACGATCGAAGCGGTGCGCGGCGGCGAACTCGAGCTGCTCGATGGCCGCGCGCAGCACACCAACGGCTGGTTCGTCGTGCGTGCGCTGGTGCCGGCCGGCGTCACGGCGGGGGCGATCGAGTGGCTGGTCTCTCCGCACGCGATTCCCGATTGGCTCGCGGAGCCGGTGATTCAGGTGTCGCAGGTGGGCTATCACCCGAAACAGCCGAAAGTCGCCGTGATCGAACTCGACCGAAATGACTCGCGGCGCCACCCCGTCGTGCTGTATCGCGCCACGGGCGCTGGACTCGCGAAAGTGCGCGAGGCGGCAGCGAAAGAGTGGGGCCGGTTCCTGCGCTATCAGTATCTTCAGTTCGATTTCAGCGATGTTACGGAGCCGGGGCTCTATGTCGTTGGCTACGGAAGCCAGCGCACGCACGCGTTCAAGATCGATGCCGACATTTTCGAGCGGCACGTCTGGCAGCCGACGGTGGAATATTTTCTCCCGGTGCAGATGTGCCACATGCGCGTCAACGACCGCTATCGGGTCTGGCATGGGCTTTGTCACGTCGACGATGCGCTGATGGCGCCGGTGAGCCACAATCACTTCGACGGCTACCGCCAAGGTCCGTCGACGCTCACCCAATATCAGCCCGGCGAACACGTGCCGGGACTCGATCGGGGCGGCTGGCACGACGCCGGCGACTACGATCTGCGGGTCGAGTCCCAAGCCGACACCGTGCAGGGACTCGCGCTCGCCTGGGAGTTGTTCCATCCGATGCTCGACAACACCACGATCGACCAGGAGACCCGGACGGTCGACATCCATCGGCCGGATGGGAAACCCGACGTCTTGCAGCAGATCGAACACGGCGTGATCTCGATCGTCGGTGGCTACCAGGCGATGGGTCGGCTGTACCGTGGAATTCAGGATGCGACGTTGAAGCAATACACGCACCTCGGTGATGCGGCGACGATGACGGACAACCAGGTCTTCGCTGATCGCGATGGGCGGGCGACGAAGGTGCTGGCGGCGGCAGCAGTGACCGGCTTGCGGTCCGAACCCGTGATCGAAGGCTTGCCGCGGCTCGGCGCGCCAGGCTCAGCGGATGATCGCTGGGTTTTCACCGAGGAGAATGCGCGTCACGAACTCGCCGCCATCGCGGCGCTGGCTGCGGCGCACCGCGCGCTGAAGGGCTATAACGATCCGCTCGCCGACGATTGCTTGCGCATCGCGCGGGAGTTGTGGGGGAAGGTAAAGCCGCCGCGCACGGATCCCGACGCGGCGTTCATCCCGCAGGCGGCCGGCTATCCGTTGATGCGGCTCGAAGCGGCGATCGAACTCCTGCAGAGCACTGGAGACCGGAGCTACGCGGACGCGATCATCGAACTCGGGGACGAAATCGTGGCGCACGTCGACCGCGTGGGCTGGCTCGGAGCGCGTTCGCTCGCGCTGGTGCAGGATGCGGCGTACCACGCGAAAATCCGGCAGGCGCTGCAGGAATTTCGTACCAAGATCGACGCACTCGAGAAAGAGACACCGTACGGGCTGCCCTATCGGCCGCGAATCTGGGGCGCGGGCTGGGAAGTGCAGCGATTCGGCGTGGAGCAGTATTTTCTACACCGCGGCGCGCCGGACATCTTCCCGCGCGATTACATGCTGCACGCAATCAACTTCATCCTTGGCGTGCATCCCGGATCGAACACCGCGTCCTTCGTGTCCGGCGTCGGCGCGAAATCCGTCACCACGGCCTATGGCGTGAATCGCGGCGATTGGTCCTACATTCCGGGCGGCGTCGCGTCAGGCACGGCGTTGATCCGGCCGGATTTCCCGGAGTTGCTCGAGTGGCCGTTCCTGTGGCAGCAAACCGAATACTGCCTCGGCCATCCGACCTCGGACTACGTGCTCTTGATTCTCGCGGCGAACGATCTGTTGAACAAAAAATAA
- the hisA gene encoding 1-(5-phosphoribosyl)-5-[(5-phosphoribosylamino)methylideneamino]imidazole-4-carboxamide isomerase, with product MTIYPAIDIKGGRCVRLTQGRAEQETIYAQNPADVAMQFRAAGSEWVHVVDLDGAFAGEPQNLAAVQAIVAVGMKVQFGGGLRTRAAVERALALGVSRVVLGTRAAESESFVGELVQAFGDKIAVGIDAKNGKVAVKGWVATADLSTLVLARRMDTLGVATLIHTDIGTDGMLTGPNLAAQEALCSAVKSRVIASGGVSRRDDVVNLAKLAQRHANLDGVIVGKALYERRVELADLLSLAAAS from the coding sequence ATGACCATCTATCCCGCGATCGACATCAAAGGCGGACGTTGCGTTCGGCTGACGCAAGGCCGGGCTGAGCAGGAAACGATCTACGCGCAAAATCCCGCCGACGTGGCGATGCAGTTTCGCGCGGCCGGCAGTGAGTGGGTGCACGTCGTAGACCTGGATGGCGCCTTCGCCGGAGAGCCGCAGAACCTCGCGGCCGTGCAGGCGATCGTCGCGGTGGGGATGAAGGTGCAGTTCGGCGGCGGGCTGCGCACGCGCGCAGCGGTGGAGCGGGCTTTGGCCCTTGGCGTCAGTCGTGTGGTGCTCGGCACGCGCGCGGCGGAAAGTGAGAGTTTCGTGGGGGAGTTGGTACAGGCGTTCGGAGACAAGATTGCCGTCGGCATCGACGCGAAGAACGGGAAGGTGGCCGTGAAAGGCTGGGTCGCGACCGCGGATCTCAGCACGCTGGTGCTGGCGCGACGGATGGATACCCTCGGCGTGGCGACTCTGATTCACACCGACATCGGCACTGACGGGATGCTCACGGGGCCGAATCTTGCCGCCCAGGAGGCGCTTTGCTCGGCCGTTAAGTCGCGAGTGATCGCCAGCGGCGGGGTGAGCCGGCGTGACGACGTGGTCAATTTGGCAAAGCTGGCGCAGCGTCACGCCAATCTCGACGGCGTGATCGTGGGCAAGGCACTCTACGAGCGACGCGTCGAACTCGCGGATCTGCTGTCGCTTGCCGCCGCGTCGTAG
- a CDS encoding glycosyltransferase family 2 protein, giving the protein MDARCPISILIPTRNEAANLPACLASCAFADEVVVVDSGSTDGTQAIAAQHGARVVPFMWDHRFPKKKNWALAQVPWRHEWIFILDADERITPALAVELQQIVAAPGADGYYVNRCFWFLDGWLRHCGYYPSWNLRFFRHRLGRYEQLAGLDETDSGDNEVHEHVVLQGRTGYLQAEMEHYAFPTIATWLEKHNRYSNWEARLLNAPARQTTDTAVKLAPELARKRWLKRCARRLPFRPTARFVYHYLLRRGFLDGYRGYVFCRLMAFYEFLGSAKAQELRRQKPAPR; this is encoded by the coding sequence ATGGACGCCCGTTGCCCGATCTCCATCCTGATCCCCACCCGGAACGAAGCGGCCAACCTGCCCGCGTGTCTCGCCTCGTGTGCCTTCGCGGACGAAGTGGTGGTCGTCGACTCCGGAAGTACCGACGGCACGCAGGCGATCGCCGCGCAACACGGCGCGCGCGTAGTGCCCTTCATGTGGGATCACCGTTTCCCGAAAAAGAAGAACTGGGCGCTGGCGCAGGTGCCCTGGCGGCATGAGTGGATCTTTATTCTCGATGCGGACGAGCGCATCACCCCTGCGCTCGCCGTCGAGTTGCAGCAAATCGTGGCCGCGCCCGGGGCTGACGGCTACTACGTGAATCGCTGCTTCTGGTTCCTCGATGGCTGGCTGCGCCACTGCGGTTACTATCCGAGCTGGAACCTGCGATTCTTTCGCCACCGGCTCGGGCGTTACGAACAATTGGCCGGTCTCGACGAAACAGATTCCGGTGACAACGAGGTTCACGAGCACGTCGTGCTGCAAGGGCGCACCGGCTACCTGCAAGCCGAGATGGAACACTACGCATTTCCGACGATCGCCACGTGGCTCGAGAAGCACAACCGCTACAGCAATTGGGAGGCTCGGCTGCTGAACGCCCCCGCCCGGCAGACGACCGACACCGCCGTCAAGCTCGCGCCGGAGCTTGCCCGCAAGCGCTGGCTCAAGCGCTGCGCGCGCCGGCTGCCGTTCCGTCCGACCGCGCGGTTTGTCTACCACTATCTGCTGCGGCGCGGCTTTCTCGACGGCTATCGCGGCTACGTCTTCTGCCGGCTGATGGCGTTCTATGAATTCCTGGGCAGCGCGAAGGCGCAGGAGCTGCGCCGCCAAAAGCCTGCGCCCCGTTGA
- a CDS encoding M20/M25/M40 family metallo-hydrolase: MPKPYTVPPFLSALLHARSPSGYETEAHAVFDRYVKPAADAYENDALGNRRATLNPKGDPVLMLAGHLDELGLIITYINKDGFLYFDTIGGHDLSVISGRRVVIQTANGIVKGVTGKRAIHLMDEEDRKKVPKRHEIWIDIGVRSKAEALERVAIGDVATYDHELELINGSIGAARAFDNKVGAYIVGETLIRLAKANKKLAAKVVAVGTSQEEIGVRGATTAAYAVNPHVAIAIDVGHATDHPDCDHRKFGETTLGGGPILCRGANINPKVYQKLLAAAKRVKIPHQFEADPRPTGTDARAIQMGRGGVATGLVSIPLRYMHTPSEVVDLEDVERCVQLLVEFAQMIGPRESFNW; encoded by the coding sequence ATGCCGAAACCTTACACCGTCCCGCCCTTCCTCTCCGCGCTGCTCCACGCTCGTTCCCCGTCCGGCTACGAAACCGAGGCGCACGCGGTCTTCGATCGCTACGTCAAACCTGCAGCCGATGCCTACGAGAACGACGCGCTCGGCAATCGCCGCGCCACGCTGAATCCGAAAGGCGACCCGGTGCTCATGCTCGCCGGCCATCTCGACGAGCTCGGGCTCATCATCACCTACATCAACAAGGATGGCTTCCTCTATTTCGACACGATCGGCGGCCATGACCTCAGCGTCATTTCGGGCCGGCGCGTGGTGATCCAAACCGCGAACGGAATCGTCAAGGGGGTCACCGGCAAGCGCGCGATCCATCTCATGGACGAGGAGGATCGCAAGAAGGTACCGAAACGGCATGAGATCTGGATCGATATCGGCGTTCGCTCGAAAGCTGAAGCGCTCGAGCGAGTCGCCATCGGAGATGTCGCCACCTACGATCACGAACTCGAGTTGATTAACGGCAGCATCGGCGCCGCGCGGGCGTTCGACAACAAGGTCGGCGCCTACATCGTCGGCGAAACGCTGATCCGACTGGCCAAGGCGAACAAAAAGCTCGCGGCGAAGGTCGTCGCGGTCGGCACCTCGCAGGAGGAGATCGGCGTGCGGGGCGCCACCACGGCCGCCTACGCGGTGAACCCGCACGTCGCGATCGCGATCGATGTCGGCCATGCGACCGACCATCCGGATTGTGACCATCGGAAATTCGGCGAAACGACGCTCGGCGGTGGTCCGATTCTTTGCCGGGGGGCGAACATCAATCCGAAGGTCTACCAAAAGCTCCTCGCTGCCGCGAAAAGGGTGAAGATCCCGCACCAGTTCGAAGCCGATCCGCGTCCGACCGGCACGGATGCCCGCGCGATCCAGATGGGCCGCGGCGGCGTCGCCACCGGGCTGGTCAGCATTCCGCTCCGCTACATGCACACGCCCAGCGAGGTCGTCGATCTCGAGGACGTGGAGCGCTGCGTGCAGTTGCTGGTCGAGTTCGCCCAGATGATCGGCCCGCGCGAATCGTTCAACTGGTAG
- a CDS encoding glycosyltransferase family 4 protein: MPRVVFVNRFYWPEEPATAQLLHDLAEGLAARGHAVTVVAARPANRMVPRTQTHNGVTIDRLASTCWGRDHLLGRLVDYLTFEVACCWYLLRRLRRGDSVVAMTDPALIGVAVWPATKLKSAALLHWVQDIYPEIATTVTGHRLPLLLRPLRDWVWRHSAACVVPGTDMAALVREHGVAKSRVFVSPNWAPAGLAPASAEAIAARREEWGLSGNFVLAYSGNLGRVHDLTPLVELAAALHDDPAITFLIVGHGAQRPRLETLARERRLTNLRFLPPQPREQLALSLGIADVHFVTLRPRTGRCVFPSKLYGIARAERPVVFIGDRNAEVARLVRERGFGLTFERTEIITAAEAVHALRRQPERIAAMRLAAREFGAEGGLPLALATWQSVLAPKLAVPVPTA, encoded by the coding sequence ATGCCACGCGTCGTCTTCGTCAATCGATTCTATTGGCCCGAGGAGCCCGCGACAGCACAGCTGTTGCACGACTTGGCTGAAGGGCTCGCCGCCCGTGGTCACGCCGTGACCGTGGTTGCCGCCCGCCCGGCGAATCGCATGGTGCCGCGGACGCAAACGCACAATGGGGTCACGATCGACCGCCTAGCCAGCACGTGCTGGGGCCGGGACCACCTGCTCGGCCGGCTGGTCGACTATCTGACGTTCGAGGTCGCGTGTTGCTGGTACCTGCTTCGCCGGCTCCGGCGCGGTGACAGCGTCGTGGCGATGACGGATCCGGCGCTGATCGGAGTCGCCGTCTGGCCGGCAACGAAGCTCAAAAGCGCCGCGCTGCTCCACTGGGTGCAGGATATCTACCCGGAGATAGCAACCACCGTGACCGGGCACCGCTTGCCCTTGCTCCTGCGGCCGCTGCGCGACTGGGTCTGGCGCCATAGTGCCGCTTGCGTCGTTCCGGGCACCGACATGGCCGCGCTTGTGCGGGAGCACGGCGTCGCGAAGTCTCGCGTGTTCGTCAGCCCGAACTGGGCGCCGGCTGGACTCGCCCCGGCCTCCGCGGAGGCGATCGCAGCGCGGCGGGAGGAATGGGGCCTCTCCGGGAATTTCGTTCTCGCCTACTCCGGCAATCTCGGTCGCGTGCACGATCTTACCCCGCTGGTGGAGCTTGCGGCCGCATTACATGACGACCCGGCGATTACGTTCCTGATTGTCGGCCACGGCGCGCAACGCCCACGGCTGGAGACCCTCGCGCGCGAGCGGCGGCTCACCAACCTCCGCTTCCTGCCACCCCAACCGCGGGAGCAGCTCGCCCTCAGCCTCGGTATCGCGGACGTGCACTTCGTCACGCTCCGGCCGCGCACCGGCCGTTGCGTTTTTCCGAGCAAACTTTACGGCATCGCGCGCGCCGAACGCCCGGTGGTGTTCATCGGAGACCGCAACGCCGAAGTCGCACGGCTGGTGCGGGAACGCGGATTCGGCCTCACCTTTGAGCGCACCGAGATCATCACCGCCGCGGAAGCCGTGCACGCGCTGCGCCGCCAGCCAGAGCGGATCGCCGCGATGCGTCTCGCCGCCCGGGAGTTTGGCGCCGAAGGTGGTCTGCCGCTGGCGCTCGCCACCTGGCAATCCGTGCTCGCCCCCAAGCTTGCCGTGCCCGTGCCAACCGCCTAG
- a CDS encoding exopolysaccharide biosynthesis polyprenyl glycosylphosphotransferase, which translates to MTTARKVFLALLVLDTLSVVAVFNAVSLFRGLLGGGHLILLPLLAPLLAMVFAIYLIDGYRPRTDMLSLDYTSLHSIALLSAMVATLLTTFVLLPQGYELKSSRTVIALSFIVLIPFTLSYRRIVYQRVAERRGNRAIVFVGNDASCLDFRQECERMRSTQSVIFSVVGSAPSVAPAPESVDQLRPLSEVLDEVRAGKLSVEAIVQRESGRDLPLEISQKLVELYFRGVPTYTLELFHEVYWRKIPLYRLNQTWLFQEGFQMAREPVFQRLKRTVDIVLASVGLLLAAPLITLGALAHWLENGRPVFFKQNRIGKDNVPFPLLKLRTMRLGADSQSDPYTRPNDSRVTRVGRFLRATRIDEFPQLWNVLRGDMSLIGPRAEWDRLVVSYNREIPCYYFRHLVKPGITGWAQVNYPYGANIEDTRRKLEYDLYYIRHFSFVLDASIVLKTIHVMLFGKGR; encoded by the coding sequence ATGACAACCGCGCGCAAAGTGTTTCTTGCCCTGCTGGTGCTGGACACGCTTTCCGTCGTCGCGGTGTTCAACGCCGTGAGCCTGTTCCGTGGGTTGCTCGGCGGTGGTCACCTGATCCTGCTGCCGCTTCTCGCGCCGCTGCTCGCGATGGTCTTCGCGATTTACCTCATCGACGGCTATCGGCCGCGTACGGACATGCTGAGCCTGGACTACACGAGCCTGCATTCCATCGCGCTGCTCAGCGCGATGGTGGCAACGTTGCTGACGACCTTCGTGCTGCTACCCCAGGGCTACGAACTGAAATCGAGCCGTACCGTCATCGCGCTCAGCTTCATCGTCCTGATCCCGTTCACGCTCAGCTATCGCCGCATCGTGTACCAGCGCGTCGCCGAACGACGGGGCAATCGCGCGATCGTATTCGTCGGCAATGATGCCAGCTGCCTCGACTTTCGCCAGGAATGCGAACGGATGCGCAGCACGCAAAGCGTGATCTTTTCCGTGGTCGGATCGGCACCATCGGTGGCGCCGGCCCCTGAGTCGGTCGATCAGCTGCGGCCCCTGTCGGAGGTGCTCGACGAAGTGCGGGCTGGCAAACTCAGCGTGGAGGCGATCGTGCAGCGTGAGTCGGGGCGCGATCTACCGCTGGAAATCTCGCAAAAACTCGTCGAGCTCTACTTCCGCGGCGTGCCAACTTACACGCTGGAGCTGTTCCACGAAGTCTACTGGCGCAAGATTCCGCTCTATCGCCTGAACCAAACCTGGCTGTTTCAGGAAGGTTTCCAAATGGCGCGAGAGCCCGTGTTCCAGCGGTTGAAACGCACGGTCGACATTGTACTCGCGTCCGTCGGGCTGCTGCTGGCGGCGCCGCTGATCACGCTCGGGGCGCTGGCGCACTGGCTCGAAAACGGCCGGCCGGTTTTTTTCAAACAGAACCGCATCGGCAAAGACAACGTTCCGTTCCCGCTCCTCAAGCTCCGCACCATGCGGCTTGGCGCCGATAGCCAAAGCGACCCCTACACGCGACCGAACGACTCTCGCGTGACCCGCGTCGGTCGGTTTCTGCGCGCGACGCGCATCGATGAATTCCCGCAGCTCTGGAACGTCTTGCGCGGCGACATGAGCCTGATCGGGCCTCGCGCCGAATGGGATCGGCTGGTCGTCAGCTACAATCGCGAGATCCCCTGCTACTATTTTCGTCACTTGGTGAAGCCCGGCATCACGGGGTGGGCGCAGGTCAACTATCCCTACGGCGCCAACATCGAGGACACGCGTCGTAAACTCGAATACGACCTCTACTACATCCGGCACTTCTCGTTCGTGCTGGATGCTTCGATCGTGCTGAAGACGATCCACGTGATGCTATTCGGCAAAGGCCGCTGA
- a CDS encoding dihydrolipoyl dehydrogenase family protein produces MKFDFDFLVLGGGSAGFNAARVAADLGLKTAVVDGARHLGGLCILRGCMPSKTLLYVAEVLHLAQKAKVFGLRIPSATPDMKAIHARKKKIIADFASYRAQALESGQFELIRANGSFVDPHTIELSDDRQLRAKHMLIATGSKVSVPNVPGLADTPFWSSDEVLDLDFVPESVLVLGGGIVACELAQFLRRIGSRVILVQRSLNILRDHSAAASAVVEQALRDDGIELFTGTHLQRVWSDSRGVNVEFLCNGKVRRRRAAHLFNALGRQANTTSLNLRAAGIRPRITGQIPTNRWQQTRVPHIYAAGDCAGPVEIVHVAIQQGDLAARHAAGIRKLKPVDYSLLLNVVFTDPQLATIGRLERDLERHGRKFLVASYPFNDHGKSILMEANYGYVKVIAEPRRGRILGAEIVGKDAGELIHAFSAPLAMRATVFDLLRAPWYHPTLAEIITYPLEEIAEQVKR; encoded by the coding sequence ATGAAATTCGACTTTGATTTTCTCGTGCTCGGCGGCGGCAGTGCCGGGTTCAACGCCGCCCGCGTGGCGGCGGATCTCGGTTTGAAGACCGCCGTCGTCGATGGCGCGCGCCACCTCGGCGGACTTTGCATTCTCCGGGGCTGCATGCCGTCGAAGACCCTGCTCTACGTCGCGGAGGTGTTGCACCTCGCGCAGAAAGCGAAGGTGTTCGGTTTGCGGATTCCGTCAGCAACGCCGGACATGAAGGCGATTCACGCGCGGAAGAAAAAAATCATCGCGGACTTCGCCAGCTACCGCGCGCAGGCACTGGAAAGCGGCCAATTCGAGTTGATCCGGGCGAACGGCTCGTTCGTGGATCCGCATACGATCGAATTGTCCGATGACCGCCAGCTCCGCGCAAAGCACATGCTCATCGCCACCGGTTCGAAGGTCAGCGTGCCGAATGTGCCGGGCTTGGCCGACACACCATTCTGGAGCAGCGACGAGGTGCTCGACCTCGATTTCGTGCCGGAATCGGTGCTCGTCCTCGGCGGCGGCATCGTCGCGTGCGAGTTGGCGCAATTTCTCCGTCGGATCGGCAGCCGGGTGATCCTCGTTCAACGCAGCCTCAACATCCTTCGCGATCACTCGGCCGCAGCCTCGGCAGTCGTGGAGCAAGCGCTGCGCGATGATGGCATCGAGTTGTTTACGGGCACCCACCTGCAACGCGTCTGGAGCGACTCACGCGGGGTGAACGTCGAGTTTCTCTGCAACGGCAAGGTGCGTCGGCGGCGGGCGGCCCACCTGTTCAACGCCCTGGGTCGGCAGGCGAACACCACGTCGCTCAATCTGCGCGCCGCCGGCATCCGTCCGCGTATCACTGGCCAAATCCCGACGAACCGCTGGCAACAGACCCGCGTGCCGCACATCTATGCCGCCGGTGATTGTGCCGGCCCCGTCGAGATCGTGCACGTGGCCATTCAACAGGGCGATCTGGCGGCGCGTCACGCCGCCGGCATTCGGAAACTCAAACCGGTGGACTATTCGCTCCTGCTCAACGTGGTCTTTACCGATCCTCAGCTAGCAACCATCGGCCGACTGGAGCGCGATCTCGAGCGTCACGGACGAAAATTCCTCGTGGCAAGCTATCCGTTCAACGACCACGGGAAATCGATCCTGATGGAGGCGAACTACGGCTACGTGAAAGTCATCGCCGAGCCGCGGCGCGGCCGGATCCTCGGCGCCGAAATCGTGGGCAAGGACGCCGGCGAGTTGATTCACGCGTTCAGCGCCCCGTTGGCGATGCGGGCAACCGTTTTCGATCTGCTCCGCGCGCCGTGGTATCACCCGACGCTCGCCGAAATCATCACCTACCCTCTGGAGGAAATCGCGGAGCAGGTGAAAAGATAG
- a CDS encoding AGE family epimerase/isomerase → MKFGPLRLALALGSVALSMTVQASSAAAPVATPSLDAYAQEVEAELRGNILPFWLEHTRDRERGGFYGMIDGDRHVRRDAPRGALLTARVLWTFSAAYRHYHDPAYLEMARWAFDDLWARFWDQEHGGLYWRTNADGKPQDDRKVVYVQAFGIYGLSEFYRATGERLALERAQQIYRLLEKHSHDRTNFGYFEEFTRDWKISRARGPRRSAMGSRDQKSQNVHLHILEAYTNLLRVWPDAGLKANLRELIEVMQTRVLDRSTHHLRLFLKEDWTPASDEISFGHDIEYSWLLVEAAEVLGDEAVMREAKETTVRIAAVTLEQGVDPDGGVLGEAGPHGLTNTFKEWWPQAEATVGFLNAYQLGAGEKYLAASRHSWEFIEQHLVDHQKGEWLHGVSRDGREKSTHKVSFWKCPYHNGRACLELINRLRAPRLTN, encoded by the coding sequence ATGAAATTCGGACCCCTTCGCCTCGCACTCGCCTTGGGTAGCGTGGCTCTGTCGATGACCGTTCAGGCGAGTTCTGCGGCAGCTCCGGTGGCGACGCCATCGCTGGATGCTTACGCGCAGGAGGTCGAGGCGGAGTTGCGCGGCAACATCCTTCCGTTCTGGCTCGAGCACACGCGGGATCGGGAGCGCGGCGGATTCTACGGGATGATTGACGGCGACCGGCACGTGCGCCGCGACGCGCCGCGGGGCGCGCTGTTGACGGCGCGCGTGCTGTGGACGTTCTCCGCGGCCTACCGGCACTATCATGATCCGGCGTACTTGGAGATGGCGCGCTGGGCCTTCGACGATCTTTGGGCGCGGTTTTGGGACCAGGAACACGGCGGGCTCTACTGGCGAACGAACGCAGACGGAAAACCGCAGGACGACCGCAAGGTGGTCTACGTGCAGGCGTTCGGGATCTACGGGTTGAGCGAGTTTTATCGCGCCACCGGCGAACGCCTCGCGCTCGAACGCGCACAGCAAATTTACCGTTTGCTGGAAAAGCACAGCCACGATCGGACGAACTTCGGCTATTTCGAAGAATTCACCCGCGACTGGAAAATCTCCCGCGCGCGCGGTCCGCGGCGCAGCGCCATGGGTTCGCGGGACCAGAAATCGCAGAACGTCCATCTGCACATCCTCGAGGCTTACACCAACCTGCTCCGTGTCTGGCCCGACGCAGGACTGAAGGCCAACTTGCGCGAGCTCATCGAAGTCATGCAGACGCGCGTACTGGACCGTTCGACCCATCACCTGCGGTTGTTCCTGAAGGAGGATTGGACGCCGGCGTCTGACGAGATCTCGTTCGGTCACGATATCGAATACAGCTGGCTGCTCGTCGAGGCCGCGGAGGTACTCGGAGACGAAGCGGTGATGCGCGAGGCAAAAGAGACCACGGTCAGGATCGCGGCGGTCACCCTCGAGCAGGGCGTCGATCCGGATGGCGGCGTGCTCGGCGAGGCGGGGCCGCACGGATTGACGAACACGTTCAAGGAATGGTGGCCGCAGGCGGAGGCGACCGTGGGATTTCTCAACGCGTATCAGCTCGGGGCCGGCGAAAAGTATCTCGCGGCGTCGCGCCACAGCTGGGAGTTCATCGAGCAGCATCTCGTGGATCACCAGAAAGGTGAGTGGCTGCATGGCGTGTCGCGCGACGGCCGGGAGAAATCCACCCACAAGGTGAGTTTTTGGAAATGCCCCTACCACAACGGCCGCGCTTGTCTGGAGCTGATCAACCGGCTCCGCGCGCCGCGGCTGACGAACTGA